Part of the Anaerolineales bacterium genome, GTTCAGCTTCTACGTCGGCTCGGTCGGCCTGGCGGCCGTGTTCGCCCTGCTGCTGGTCGGCACCCGCGAATCGTTCATTGCCGGCTTGAACACCAACATCCCGGCTCTGTACGGCGTGCCGCAGGCGGACTACTACGCCGCCACGATGGCGGCCGGGCAGGCAGCCGGGGTCACCTTCGGCCAGTTCGGTTCCATCGCCTTCGGGGCGAGTTTCGCTCTGATCCCGATGATCGTATTCTTCAATCTGTGGCCGAACTGGGGCTCGACGCTGTATGGTGAGGTCCGCGGCGCCTCGGACTACAAGCGCAACTTCTGGGGCATGGCGGCCGCCATCGGTGTCACCGCCGGCCTGGCGCTGGTGTTCTTCGCCCTGATCAACAAGACTATGGGCTGGGATTTCTACATGAACGCCAACGGCGCCTTCTGGAGCCACATCTTCTACGGCGCCGAGGTCCCGATCCCGGTCTGGCCATACCCCGTCCAGTTTGCTACCTTCCTGACCACCAGCCGGACGCTGCAGTTCCTCATCGTTCTGGCGGTGAGCTTCTGGTGGTTCGGCTGGTCGGGGACGGTCTTCCTGTCGTCGACGCGGGTGATCTTCGCCGCCGCCCTGGACCGGATGCTGCCGGAATGGGTGTCGAAGATCGAGCC contains:
- a CDS encoding amino acid permease; amino-acid sequence: MSEATLFVRKASGLVRSWSVFDAFIYATFSINLITLGLFIFSYCWYFGGDLGTAVVVGGVFTIFEVILYASLISAMPRAGGDYVWQSRILGRGVGFLLTVTGWWFILWLWVPLYGQMLAYEFLTPITAILGFPQLALWFTTYPWGPLTSMLLVCLIVFIYIAVGMKWYARVQKFSFYVGSVGLAAVFALLLVGTRESFIAGLNTNIPALYGVPQADYYAATMAAGQAAGVTFGQFGSIAFGASFALIPMIVFFNLWPNWGSTLYGEVRGASDYKRNFWGMAAAIGVTAGLALVFFALINKTMGWDFYMNANGAFWSHIFYGAEVPIPVWPYPVQFATFLTTSRTLQFLIVLAVSFWWFGWSGTVFLSSTRVIFAAALDRMLPEWVSKIEP